In a single window of the Nicotiana tomentosiformis chromosome 10, ASM39032v3, whole genome shotgun sequence genome:
- the LOC104100551 gene encoding calcium-binding protein CAST-like, whose product MGSVGENNGVQDKCKRSLTRGKLKSSSSSSSFRLRSPSLNSIRLRRIFDVFDRNHDSLISVDELSQALNLLGLDADQSEIESMVRSYIKSGNNGLRFEDFEALHRSLDDVFFGSKYEEDKIVLDQDPDQDEVDLKDAFNVFDENGDGFISAKELQAVLEKLGLPEGNEIDRVEMMISSVDQDHDGQVDFVEFKDMMRTVIVPSS is encoded by the coding sequence ATGGGATCAGTAGGTGAAAATAACGGAGTACAAGACAAGTGTAAACGGAGTCTTACCAGGGGCAAACTtaagtcttcttcttcttcatcgtcGTTCCGGCTTCGAAGCCCGAGCCTCAATTCAATTCGTCTTCGTCGGATCTTCGACGTGTTCGACAGAAACCATGACAGTTTGATCAGCGTAgacgaacttagtcaagctctCAATTTGCTAGGGTTAGATGCCGATCAATCGGAAATTGAATCCATGGTAAGGTCATATATCAAATCCGGAAACAACGGCCTTAGATTCGAAGATTTCGAGGCTCTACATCGCTCACTCGATGATGTTTTCTTCGGGTCAAAATATGAAGAAGATAAGATCGTGTTGGATCAGGATCCGGATCAGGACGAAGTGGATCTGAAGGATGCGTTTAACGTGTTCGATGAAAACGGCGACGGTTTTATATCGGCGAAGGAATTACAGGCTGTACTAGAGAAACTGGGATTGCCTGAAGGAAATGAAATTGATAGAGTGGAGATGATGATTTCATCAGTTGACCAAGATCACGATGGCCAAGTTGATTTCGTTGAATTCAAGGATATGATGCGCACTGTTATTGTTCCTTCTTCTTAA